Proteins found in one Zea mays cultivar B73 chromosome 1, Zm-B73-REFERENCE-NAM-5.0, whole genome shotgun sequence genomic segment:
- the LOC100277439 gene encoding Guanine nucleotide-binding protein subunit gamma 3 — MAAAAAPRPKSPPASPDPCGRHRLQLAVDALHREIGFLEGEISSIEGVHAASRCCKEVDEFVGRNPDPFLTIQQERGSHDQSQQFLKKFRGKSCLSYYLSWICGGGWWCPPPLQLKRPPAPSCSCAPRLGKLCSSTASSCCSCCCCRFRVVYAAAGCGCCAPCPRCSCDCTCACPRCCSCACPMCSAACCAPRCCLCL; from the exons ATGGCAGCTGCGGCGGCGCCGAGGCCCAAGTCGCCGCCTGCCTCGCCGGACCCCTGCGGCCGCCACCGCCTCCAGCTCGCCGTCGACGCGCTCCACCGGGAGATCGGCTTCCTCGAG GGCGAAATAAGTTCCATCGAGGGGGTCCACGCTGCCTCCAGATGCTGCAAAGA GGTTGATGAGTTCGTTGGAAGGAACCCGGATCCGTTCCTAACGAT TCAGCAAGAGAGAGGAAGCCACGATCAATCTCAGCAGTTTCTGAAGAAGTTCCG agGAAAGAGCTGCCTGAGCTACTACCTCTCGTGGATCTGCGGTGGCGGGTGGTGGTGCCCGCCGCCGTTGCAGCTCAAGAGGCCACCGGCGCCGAGCTGCTCCTGCGCGCCGCGGCTGGGGAAGCTCTGCTCCTCCACCGCCTCCTCCTGCTGCAGCTGTTGCTGCTGCCGGTTCCGCGTCGTGTACGCCGCCGCCGGCTGCGGGTGCTGCGCGCCGTGCCCGCGCTGCTCGTGCGACTGCACCTGCGCCTGCCCGCGCTGCTGCTCCTGCGCCTGCCCCATGTGCAGCGCCGCGTGCTGCGCCCCGCGCTGCTGCCTGTGCCTATGA
- the LOC100277439 gene encoding guanine nucleotide-binding protein subunit gamma 3 isoform X1, with protein MAAAAAPRPKSPPASPDPCGRHRLQLAVDALHREIGFLEGEISSIEGVHAASRCCKEVDEFVGRNPDPFLTISQQERGSHDQSQQFLKKFRGKSCLSYYLSWICGGGWWCPPPLQLKRPPAPSCSCAPRLGKLCSSTASSCCSCCCCRFRVVYAAAGCGCCAPCPRCSCDCTCACPRCCSCACPMCSAACCAPRCCLCL; from the exons ATGGCAGCTGCGGCGGCGCCGAGGCCCAAGTCGCCGCCTGCCTCGCCGGACCCCTGCGGCCGCCACCGCCTCCAGCTCGCCGTCGACGCGCTCCACCGGGAGATCGGCTTCCTCGAG GGCGAAATAAGTTCCATCGAGGGGGTCCACGCTGCCTCCAGATGCTGCAAAGA GGTTGATGAGTTCGTTGGAAGGAACCCGGATCCGTTCCTAACGAT CAGTCAGCAAGAGAGAGGAAGCCACGATCAATCTCAGCAGTTTCTGAAGAAGTTCCG agGAAAGAGCTGCCTGAGCTACTACCTCTCGTGGATCTGCGGTGGCGGGTGGTGGTGCCCGCCGCCGTTGCAGCTCAAGAGGCCACCGGCGCCGAGCTGCTCCTGCGCGCCGCGGCTGGGGAAGCTCTGCTCCTCCACCGCCTCCTCCTGCTGCAGCTGTTGCTGCTGCCGGTTCCGCGTCGTGTACGCCGCCGCCGGCTGCGGGTGCTGCGCGCCGTGCCCGCGCTGCTCGTGCGACTGCACCTGCGCCTGCCCGCGCTGCTGCTCCTGCGCCTGCCCCATGTGCAGCGCCGCGTGCTGCGCCCCGCGCTGCTGCCTGTGCCTATGA